The Pseudomonas sp. HOU2 DNA window CAGGGGACAGGTCACACGAACAATTCCGATGCCAGACTCGCCGCCGACAATTCCTCAGTGAACGTCAGCAGCAACGGCGCCAATTCGTGCAGCCGCGCGCCGGGCATCCGCGCGCTTGGCCCGGCAATGCTCAGTACACCGATCACCCGCCCGTCAACCGGATGCTTGACCACCGCGGCAATCGCCGAGGTGCCCACCGCCGAACTTTCCTCGACACACGCATACCCCTGCTCTCGCGCCAGACGCAGGCGTTCCAGCAGTTCGATATTGGAGCGCGGCGCATTCGGCCCCACGCCTACCGGTACTTCCACGCCCTGGCGCTCAACCAGCGACAATGCTTCGGCATCGCTCATGCAGGCCAGCCACGCATTCCCGGAAGCGGTGTAGAACAACGGCGCGTCGCGGCCCATGTCCGGGTCATAACGCAGGCCTGTCCGTGCGCCCTGCGCCTTGGCGATCCAGGTCTGGCGCTCGCCATCGATCACCCCCAGACGCACCAGCTCGCCGGTTTCCTGAGCCAGTCGATCCAGCACCGGTTGCACGATGTCGGCACCGCTGCTCGACAGGTACTGAAACCCCATCGCCACCAGTTTGGTCGACAGGTGATAGCGCAAAGTGTCGGCATTCTGCCGCACGTAGCCCAGCCGGATCAGCTCCGCAAGCATGCGATGAGTGGCACTTTTCGGGATATCCAGTTGCTCGGCCAGGGTCTGCATCGGCAGCCCGCGCGGCTCACTGGTGAGGCTTTCCAGCACGCTGAAAACCCGTTCGATCTGACTGCCGGCCATGGGAAGGTCCAAGTGAAATTTTGCCGATTCTAGAAGACATCCGAGACAAAGCGAAATCCGGAACTGGCCGTGCGATAACCGCCCACTTTACTGAAACACACCTTGTTGCATTCGCACCTCATTGGTTAATTTCTGGAATCAAATTCCAATAAAACCAGATCCGGAGCTTTGCCTGATGCCTGCCGAACTTCCCGAAATCGACTGCGACGTTCTGGTCGTCGGCTCCGGTGCCGCCGGTTTATCCACAGCGGTCACTGCCGCTTGGCACGGTCTGAAAATCATCGTCGTCGAGAAAGACCCGGTGTTTGGTGGTGCCACTGCGTGGTCCGGGGGCTGGGCATGGGTGCCGTGCAATCCGCTGGCCCGGCGCGCCGGCATCGTCGAAGACGTCGAGCAACCGCGCACGTACCTGCGCCATGAACTTGGCGAGCATTACGACCCGGCAATGGTCGACGCTTTCCTCACTGCCGCGCCACACATGGTGGCGTTCTTCGAACAGCACACCGCCCTGCAATTCGCCGATGGCAACGCCATTGCCGACATTCATGGCGATACACCCGGCGCCGGCACGGGCGGTCGCTCGGTGATCGCGGCGCCTTACGACGGACGACAAGTCGGACGCCTGCTCAAGCGCCTGCGTACAACCATGCGCGAAACGTCCTTCATGGGCATGCCAATCATGGCCGGCGCCGACCTTGCGGCGTTCCTCAATCTCAGCCGATCGCTGAAAGCCGCGTGGCATGTAACCCGGCGTTTTACCCGACACTTGCTCGATCTGGCGGTACACGGCAGGGCCATGCAATTGGTCAACGGTGTGGCGCTGGTTGCAAGGCTGGCGAAGTCCGCCGAGGACCTTGGCGTTTTGTTATGGGAGTCGGCACCCGTGACCGAACTACTGCGCGATGAAGCAGGGGTTTGCGGTGCAGTGGTCAGCAGCGCCAAAGGCCCGATCCGTATTCAGGCACGCAAAGCCGTGGTGCTCGCCGCCGGCGGTTTTGCCAACGACATCGAGCGGCGCAAGGCCTTGTTTCCGCGCACGCCCACGGGTCATGAACACTGGGCACTGCCACCGCTGGCGGTGAACGGCGACGGCCTGCGTCTGGGCGAAAGCGTCGGCGCCACGGTCAACACCGACCTGGCGTCGCCCGTGGCCTGGGCGCCGGTCTCGCAAGTGCCGCATGCCGACGGCAGCATCGGCCATTTCCCGCACATCATCGAACGCGGCAAACCGGGGATCATCGGCGTACTGCGCAACGGCCAGCGCTTCGTCAACGAAGCCAACGGTTACTACGACTACGTCAGCGCCATGGTTGCCGCCGCCCCTGAAGGCGAGGAAGTCGCCTCATGGCTGATCTGCAGCCGCGCCTTTCAACGGCGATATGGTCTGGGCATGTCGCGGCCATTTCCCGTTCCGGTGTCAGGGTTTATCCGCAGCGGCTATCTGAAAACCGGCAACACCCTTGAAGAATTGGCCAGCGCCTGCGGCATCGATCCCGTTGGATTACGTCACACGGTGGATCACTACAACCTGCAGGCTGGCCTTGGCGAAGACCCGTTGTTCGGTCGCGGTTCCACGCCCTACAACCGCAAGCAGGGCGATCCGGCGAACCTTCCCAACCCTTGCGTTGCCCCAATAGAGGCCGGCCCTTTTTATGCCGTGAAAGTGCAACCGGGCTGCTTCGGCACCTTCGCCGGGCTCAAGGTCAACCCGCAGGCGCAAGTGCTCGACGCCCATGCCCAGCCCATCGCCGGGCTCTACGCGGCTGGTGGCGACATGGCCAGCATCATGGGCGGGCACTATCCGGCGGGAGGGATCAACCTCGGCCCGGCGCTGACTTTCGGCTACATCGCCGCCCGGCATATCGCCGGCATTACTGCTTTCGAACAGGAGATCGACCATGCAGCACATCGTTAACGCCCAGGGTTTGAACATGCCGAAACTGGGCCTCGGCACCTGGCCGATGCTCGGCGACGAATGCACCCGTGCCGTCGAGCAGGCGCTGGAACTCGGCTACCGGCACATCGACACGGCAGCGGCCTACAACAACGAAGACGCGGTCGGACAAGCATTGGCGAACACACCGACACCCCGCGAGCAGATTCACGTCACCACCAAGGTCTGGTGGGACCAGTTGCAACCCGACGCCATGCGTCACTCGCTGGAACGAAGCCTCAAAGCCTTGCGCAGCGAGTACGTCGACCTGTTCATGATCCATTGGCCGACCACCGACTGGGACCTGCCGCGCACCCTTGAAACCCTCGCTTCGTTCAAGGAGCAGGGGCTGGCTCGCAACATCGGTGTAGCGAATTTTCCGCTGCCGTTGCTGCGCAAAGTCGTCGAGGAATACGGCATCCCTCTGTCAGCGATCCAGGTCGAGTACCACGTCCTGCTCGGCCAGAACGCCCTGCTCGACTACGCCCGTCAACACGATCTGGCGCTGACGGCCTACACGCCGCTGGCACGCAACAAGGTCTCGGACATTGCGCAGATTCAGCAGATCGCGAAAAAACACGGCGTGCTGCCGACTCAGGTGGCGTTGAAATGGCTGCTGGATCAGCCCAACGTCGCGGCGATTCCCAAAGCCAGCAGCCGCGCCAATCAACTGGCGAACCTGGCTTCGCTGCAGGTTGAACTGGACGCTGAAGACCGCGCACTGATCGCCGCCCTGCCGAAGAATCAGCGTCAGGTCAGCCCGGATTTCGCCCCGGTGTGGGATGCCTTCGATCGCTAAGGCACAGCGCGCCGAGAGAAATCCGTCAACGGATTGAATTAGTCGCGCACGCGCTCGTCAATAACAAGCCCGCCCTCGTCACCCGAGGCCGGGCCTGTTTGCGTGCACGCCAATAGACGGACGACCGGACTGGCGCCACACTCCCACACCAGCAACACTCATCACCACGAACAGAAAGAGGATTCGCACATGCTATGGAAAAAAGGCCGACGCAGTGACAACGTCGTCGATGCCCGTGGCGATGATAGCGGCGGCGGCGGTGGCATGCGGTTCGGTGGCGGCAAAGGCCTGAGCCTGGGGGCGATCCTGCTGATCGTCGGCATCGGCTGGATCACCGGCCAGGATCCGTTGCAGATCCTTGGCCAGCTCACTGGGCAAATGACCGAGCAATCGGCACCGGCCAGTACGCAGACGCGTCAGGCGCCACCGGCCAACGACCAGCAGGCCGAATTCGTGCGTTCGATCCTCGGCGATACCGAAGACACCTGGGGCGCCATCTTCCAGCAGGCTGGTCGCCAATATAAGGACCCGACCCTGGTGCTGTTCAGCAACCGGGTGAATTCCGCCTGCGGTCTGGCGACTTCGGCGACCGGCCCGTTCTATTGCCCGGCAGATCAGAAAGTCTATCTGGACATGGCCTTCTTCCAGGAAATGGCCCAGCGCTTCAAGGCCGCCGGCGACTTCGCCCAGGCCTACGTGATCGCGCACGAAGTCGGCCACCATGTGCAGACGCTGCTCGGCGTCTCGGCAAAAATTCAGACGGCCCGTCAGCAGGGCCGGCAGATGCAGGGCGACGGTGGTTTGCTGGTGCGTCAGGAATTGCAGGCCGACTGTCTGGCCGGCGTCTGGGCCTACCATGCGCAGAAGCGCCTGAACTGGCTGGAACCGGGTGACGTCGAAGAGGCCTTGAATGCGGCCAACGCCATCGGTGATGATCGCCTGCAACAACAGGGTCAGGGCCGCGTGGTACCGGACTCGTTTACCCATGGCACGTCGGCGCAGAGGGTGCGCTGGTTCAAAACCGGTTTCGCCCAGGGCCAGGTCGGCCAGTGCGATACCTTCGCGGCGAAAAATTTGTAAATGCGCAAATGGCTTCTGGCTTTACTGATCATCGGCGGCAACGCGCACGCGGCAGGCGTCGATGCCATCAGCCCCGGGCGCTTGCAGTTCGAGGCCGGCGAAATGGCCGTCGGCATCAGCCCGGCACCGGAAAAAATCGAACGGGTGCTGATCGTCATTCACGGTCGGCTGCGCAATGCCGAGACCTATCGCAAGAGTGCCGAGCGCGCCACCGAACTGGCCGGGCAAACCGCGCACACGCTGGTGATCGCGCCACAGTTTCTCAACGAAAGCGATGTCGCTTTGTACTCCCTGCCCAACACATTGCTGCGCTGGAAAGGCAACGAGTGGATGGGCGGCGGGTTATCCACAGGGCCGAAGCCGCTGAGTTCCTACGCCGCACTCGACGCCATCGTCGCCCGGGTCAGCGACCGCAAGCAGTTTCCGGACGTGCAGCAGATCGTGATTTTCGGCCATTCCGGTGGCGGCCAGGTGGTGCAGCGCTACGCCCTGCTGGCCAAGGATCAGCCGGCGCTGAAGGCCAATGGCATTCGCCTGCGCTATGTGGTGGCCAATCCGTCGTCGTACGCTTATTTCAATGAACAGCGGCCGGTGGCGTTCGATCACGCACAGTGCCCGGGTTTCAATCGCTGGAAGTACGGTCTGGCAGACATGCCGGTATACGCCGGTGGGCAAACGCCGTTGCAGCTTGAGAGCAGCTACATCAAACGCGAAGTGATTTATCTGCTGGGGCAGCAGGATATAGACCCGCAACATCCGGCGCTGGACAAGAGTTGCGCCGCCGAGGCCCAGGGCGCGTATCGGCTGGAGCGCGGCAAGCTGTTTTTCGGCTACCTGCTGCGTCGCCATCCGGAAGGGGTCAATCAGCGGCTGGTTGAAGTGCCCGGGGTCGGGCATAACGGCGATGGGATGTCGACGTCGCCGGAGGGGCAGAAAGCGTTGTTTGATTAATGACTTGTGGTGACTGTTGAGGCGCCATCGCGAGCAGGCTCACTCCTACAGGGGAAACGCATTCCAATTGTAGGAGTGAGCCTGCTCGCGATGAGGCCAGATCAGACAATAAAGATCTCAGACCGAAAGCATCCGCCGCAACTCGACACAATCCTGCGCATGCCAATCCGTCAGCTCCGGCCACGGATTGTCCGGCAGATTCACCAGCACCGTCCGCGCCCCGGCCGCTCGCCCGCAATCCAGGTCAAAGCGGTAATCCCCGACCATCACCATCTCACTTGCCGGCACGTTCCACGCCTCCGCCAGTTTCAGCAACCCGCCGGGGTGCGGCTTCGGCGGTGCCTCATCGCGGCCCAGCACATCGTCCACGGCGAAGCAGTCGGCCAGGCCAATGGCTTCAAGTGTCACATGCGCCAGCTCGCGCGCATTGCGGGTCAGGATGCCGAGGCGATAGCCACGCCCGTGCAGATCGCGCACCAGCTCCACTGCACCCGTCGCCGGTTTTGAACCCAGCGCCAGATCGCGTTCATGCTCCAGCAGCCAGGCATGTTTCGCCGCGGCTTCCTCGGCGGGAAGTGCCGCGAGATGCGTAAGAATGTCGTCCTCGGGCGGAATCGCCAGCGCCACGCGGATCGCCGCAAAGTCATGCACGGCGATGGTCAGGGTGCCGTCCATGTCGAACACCCAATGCTTCATATCGCTCAGGCTCATGCCCAGTCCTTGCGGTGACGAATCAGGCCTTCCTGGGTCACCGACGCCACCAGTTGCCCGGCGCGGTTGTACACGCTGCCACGGGAGAAACCCCGGGAATTGCCGGCCCACGGGCTGTCCATCGCATAGAGCAGCCAGTCATCGGCGCGCAGATCGTTGTGGAACCACAACGCGTGATCGAGGCTGGCGACCTGCATGTCTTTTTGCCAGACCGACTTGCCGTGCGGCAGCATCGACGTGGTCAGCAAACCGAAGTCCGAAGCGTAGGCCAGCAGGTATTTGTGCAGCGCCGGAATGTCGGCCAACGCACCGTCGGCACGGAACCACACGTACTTCACCGGATCGGCCGGTTGCGGGTTGTATGGATCTTTTTCGGTGACCGGGCGCACTTCGATCGGTTTCGGGCACAGCAGTTTTTCGCGCATGTGCTCAGGAATCAGGTGCGCGCGTTGCTGGGTCAGTTCCAGTTCCGACGGCAGGTTTTCCGGGCCGACCACCACCGGCATCTGGCTCTGGTGCTCGAAGCCTGCCTCGTCATATTGAAACGAAGCGCTGCAGGTGAAGATCGGATGGCCCTTCTGGATGGCCGTGACCCGGCGAGTACTGAAACTGCCGCCATCGCGCACGCGATCCACCGAATACACCACTGGCAACTTGGCGTCGCCCGGACGCAGGAAATAACCGTGCATCGAATGCACGTGGCGCGCCTCTTCAACCGTCTGACTGGCCGCCGACAGCGA harbors:
- a CDS encoding IclR family transcriptional regulator; the protein is MAGSQIERVFSVLESLTSEPRGLPMQTLAEQLDIPKSATHRMLAELIRLGYVRQNADTLRYHLSTKLVAMGFQYLSSSGADIVQPVLDRLAQETGELVRLGVIDGERQTWIAKAQGARTGLRYDPDMGRDAPLFYTASGNAWLACMSDAEALSLVERQGVEVPVGVGPNAPRSNIELLERLRLAREQGYACVEESSAVGTSAIAAVVKHPVDGRVIGVLSIAGPSARMPGARLHELAPLLLTFTEELSAASLASELFV
- a CDS encoding FAD-dependent oxidoreductase, which codes for MPAELPEIDCDVLVVGSGAAGLSTAVTAAWHGLKIIVVEKDPVFGGATAWSGGWAWVPCNPLARRAGIVEDVEQPRTYLRHELGEHYDPAMVDAFLTAAPHMVAFFEQHTALQFADGNAIADIHGDTPGAGTGGRSVIAAPYDGRQVGRLLKRLRTTMRETSFMGMPIMAGADLAAFLNLSRSLKAAWHVTRRFTRHLLDLAVHGRAMQLVNGVALVARLAKSAEDLGVLLWESAPVTELLRDEAGVCGAVVSSAKGPIRIQARKAVVLAAGGFANDIERRKALFPRTPTGHEHWALPPLAVNGDGLRLGESVGATVNTDLASPVAWAPVSQVPHADGSIGHFPHIIERGKPGIIGVLRNGQRFVNEANGYYDYVSAMVAAAPEGEEVASWLICSRAFQRRYGLGMSRPFPVPVSGFIRSGYLKTGNTLEELASACGIDPVGLRHTVDHYNLQAGLGEDPLFGRGSTPYNRKQGDPANLPNPCVAPIEAGPFYAVKVQPGCFGTFAGLKVNPQAQVLDAHAQPIAGLYAAGGDMASIMGGHYPAGGINLGPALTFGYIAARHIAGITAFEQEIDHAAHR
- a CDS encoding aldo/keto reductase; protein product: MQHIVNAQGLNMPKLGLGTWPMLGDECTRAVEQALELGYRHIDTAAAYNNEDAVGQALANTPTPREQIHVTTKVWWDQLQPDAMRHSLERSLKALRSEYVDLFMIHWPTTDWDLPRTLETLASFKEQGLARNIGVANFPLPLLRKVVEEYGIPLSAIQVEYHVLLGQNALLDYARQHDLALTAYTPLARNKVSDIAQIQQIAKKHGVLPTQVALKWLLDQPNVAAIPKASSRANQLANLASLQVELDAEDRALIAALPKNQRQVSPDFAPVWDAFDR
- a CDS encoding neutral zinc metallopeptidase, which encodes MLWKKGRRSDNVVDARGDDSGGGGGMRFGGGKGLSLGAILLIVGIGWITGQDPLQILGQLTGQMTEQSAPASTQTRQAPPANDQQAEFVRSILGDTEDTWGAIFQQAGRQYKDPTLVLFSNRVNSACGLATSATGPFYCPADQKVYLDMAFFQEMAQRFKAAGDFAQAYVIAHEVGHHVQTLLGVSAKIQTARQQGRQMQGDGGLLVRQELQADCLAGVWAYHAQKRLNWLEPGDVEEALNAANAIGDDRLQQQGQGRVVPDSFTHGTSAQRVRWFKTGFAQGQVGQCDTFAAKNL
- a CDS encoding alpha/beta fold hydrolase: MRKWLLALLIIGGNAHAAGVDAISPGRLQFEAGEMAVGISPAPEKIERVLIVIHGRLRNAETYRKSAERATELAGQTAHTLVIAPQFLNESDVALYSLPNTLLRWKGNEWMGGGLSTGPKPLSSYAALDAIVARVSDRKQFPDVQQIVIFGHSGGGQVVQRYALLAKDQPALKANGIRLRYVVANPSSYAYFNEQRPVAFDHAQCPGFNRWKYGLADMPVYAGGQTPLQLESSYIKREVIYLLGQQDIDPQHPALDKSCAAEAQGAYRLERGKLFFGYLLRRHPEGVNQRLVEVPGVGHNGDGMSTSPEGQKALFD
- a CDS encoding HAD family hydrolase, with translation MSLSDMKHWVFDMDGTLTIAVHDFAAIRVALAIPPEDDILTHLAALPAEEAAAKHAWLLEHERDLALGSKPATGAVELVRDLHGRGYRLGILTRNARELAHVTLEAIGLADCFAVDDVLGRDEAPPKPHPGGLLKLAEAWNVPASEMVMVGDYRFDLDCGRAAGARTVLVNLPDNPWPELTDWHAQDCVELRRMLSV
- the tesB gene encoding acyl-CoA thioesterase II; translation: MSQVLEDLVDLLTLEPIEENLFRGRSQDLGFRQLFGGQVLGQSLSAASQTVEEARHVHSMHGYFLRPGDAKLPVVYSVDRVRDGGSFSTRRVTAIQKGHPIFTCSASFQYDEAGFEHQSQMPVVVGPENLPSELELTQQRAHLIPEHMREKLLCPKPIEVRPVTEKDPYNPQPADPVKYVWFRADGALADIPALHKYLLAYASDFGLLTTSMLPHGKSVWQKDMQVASLDHALWFHNDLRADDWLLYAMDSPWAGNSRGFSRGSVYNRAGQLVASVTQEGLIRHRKDWA